ATCTcgtttgtttttttcctttcttttgtgttGGCATGCATGCACATATTTAACAGGTAGCATACCCAGAGAAATAGGCAACTTAACAATGGTGAAGGGCATATACCTTGTCGACAACAAGTTCAAAGGTATACTGTATGACTTAGGttgtgttatatatatatatatatatatatttatacacgCCCCTCCTTAGCTGGGATCTTGTTCAAACTTGAGCAAAAAATGAGATGAGAGGACTATCGTAGGATCGTATATTTATCGTGTAAGATCCCTGTATTCTAGAGCAAAAAAGAGGTCCTATATAGTGAGTACATGGTCCTTATAATGTATCCCACTTTTGCTACGGTACAACGGGATTCCCACTAAGAAGCTGCtcttatatatgtatacatgatTTTAACATTATACACAGATTGATTTTATAGAACTTCCGAACGAGATAGGCTGTTTAGGTCAGCTGGAGGAGTTGTTTGTGGAGCACAATGCCCTAAAACGCTCTGCTTTTGTGCCTGCCCTCAACATATCTTCTTTGACTACTTTGACTCTATTCGGGAACAACATGAGTGGCAGCCTTCCAGACAATATATGTGAGCATCTTTCGAGTATTCGACTAATTAATTTGGGTCAAAACCAATTTGACGGTCTTATTCCCTCATAACTCTGGCAATGTAAAGAGCTTCGTGAAATCACATTAGGGTTTAACAATTTCCGTGGAAGCATACCCAAAAGTCTTGGCAATTTGACCTACTTAACCAAGATTTATCTTGATGACAAGAATTTAACAGGTAGTAAATTTAAGActatttgataatcatttcgtttttagtttttagttaaaCAGAAGTTAAAAAGTTAATGCAAACGTGCCGAAATTGTGACAGGTACAATACCGGATGAGATTGGTGATCTTCCACAATTAGAGATTTTGGCACTGGGGATTAATAATCTCAATGGCGTCATCCCATTCAAACTCTTCAATAACTCCATGATAAGAGTAATAGGGCTTACTTATAATCAGCTATCAGGTGGCCTCCCAGCAAACATAGGTCTTAACGTTCCAAACCTAGAAATCCTTCATGTAGCCATAAATAACCTCGTGGCCGGACCACTCCCTAACCTCTCCAATGCTTCCAAGCTCAGGGGGCTAGACATGGGTCTAAACTCATTTATCGGGTTTCTTCCTGTCACACTCTGTTCCTTGAAAAACCTCGAGTACCTTAGCTTGTACTGGAATAATTTAACGATTGATGTTTCTACTCCACAGGCAGCAAGCACTCTCTCTTGCTTGTTTAATCTTAgaaatttgacaaaattataCTTGGCAGGAAATCCACTAAACACCACGATTCCAGCTTCTTGTGGGAATCTCTCTACGTCACTCCAACAAGTTGATTTAAGATTTTCCAACATCAGGGGCAACATTCCCGTTGATATTGCCAACCTGAGCAGCTTGATATCACTACACATGGGAAACAATCAGTTGAGTGGAACAATTCCAACTCCAATACCAAGGCTACAACATCTCCAAGTTTTGCAATTGAATGATAACAAACTGCGAGGACATATCCCGTATTCACTCTGTCAACTAAACAACCTAGCCGAGTTGTATTTGGGTGGTAATCAGCTCTCTGGTTCTATTCCTTCCTGCTTGGGTACTTTGGCAGTAGCTCTAAGAAGTCTATCGTTAGGGTCCAATTTGTTAACTTCTAAAATACCATCTTCCTTGTGGGAACTCAAGTATATATTGCACCTAAACTTGTCATCCAATTCTCTAGTTGGACCACTCTCAAAAGACATCGGAAAGTTGAAACATGTGGTGGAGATTGATTTATCAAATAACAATTTCTCCGAAAACATTCCCGGTAGCATTGGGGGTCTTCAGAATATGATTAAGTTCTCCTTGGCAAACAATTATATAGAAGGCCCTATTCCCAGTTCATTTAAAACCTTGTTAAGCCTAGAATTCTTGGATTTGTCTAAAAACAATCTATCTGGAGTGATCCCAAAGTCATTGGAAGCACTCTTGTATCTCAAGCATCTGAATTTGTCTTTCAACAAACTCCAAGGAGAAATTCCAACCGGTGGGCCTTTCGGAAACTTCTCTGCTGATTCATTTGTATCAAATGGTGCGCTCTGCGGTGCTTCCCAACTCCATGTTCCACTGTGCAAAAATAGAACAAAAGTTAAGCCAAATTGGAGGAAAGCTAAATATATCATCTCAGGGGTCATATCAGTAATACTCCTAGCTGCCGCTGCATTGATTCTGATACTAGGCAAGAAAAGGAACGTTGAAGTTGTTAGAGAAACTACCTCGCTACATCAACTTCTTTGGAGAAGAGTTTCACACCTAGAACTTGGAAAGGCAACAAATGGATTTCATGACAGTAACTTACTAGGCAAAGGGGGTTTTGGCTCAATATACAAAGGAACACTTTCAGACGAGATTGATATTGCCGTCAAGGTTTTCAATTTACAGCTATAAGGGGCATTCAAGAGTTTTGATAAGGAATGTGAAATGCTAAGCAATATCCATCATCGGAACCTTATTAAAATCATAAGTTGCTGCGATGAACTTGATTTCAAAGCCCTGATACTTCCATTGATGCCTAATGGAAGCCTCGAAAAGTGGTTGTATTCTCCAAACCGCTCCATGACTATCCTGCAGAAGTTAGACATAATGAAAGATGTTGCATTGGCACTAGAATATCTTCATCATGGTTACTCGATACCTATCGTTCATTGTGATGTGAAACCAAGCAATATACTACTAGATGATGATATGGTTGCACATGTTGCTGATTTTGGCATTGCAAGACTCATCGGCGGTGGAGATTCGATGACAGAAACCATGACCCTAGGCACAGTTGGATATATGGCTCCAGGTGATGTATTTTCTCAATTTTGTATATGTTGGTGTTATTAGGagttataattttctttttatcataTATAACTAAATTCACATACAAATCTTGCAGAGTTTGGGATGGAAGGAAGTGTTTCTACAAGAGGGGATGTGTATAGTTTTGGTATTGTACTCATGGAGACATTCACAAAAAGGAAGCCAACAGACGAGATGTTTGTTGGGGAAATGGATTTAAAGCAATGGATTGCAGATTCATTATTTCCAGATGCTGTAATAGGTGAAGTTGTGGATGCCGATATACTTGGGGCGGAGGAAGATGGTGATTTCGTGAGCAAGAGGGATTGCTTATCATCTGTTATGAGATTAGCTTTAGCTTGCTCTGCAGCATTGCCGGGAGAAAGGATTAACATGAAAGATGTCGCAATCACACTCACCAAAATCAAGACTAAGTATTTGAAGGACCGTGGAGGAGTGAACTCTTAGTTCTTTTTGTTCTCTATATTTTTGGATCCATTTTCTTATTGTTGTTTTCAATCTGCAAAGACTACATTATTTTCTCATAGTGACGGATATGACAATATGATGATATTCCTAAAATTGAAATGATGTACCTGGGTTTGTCAATGCAATGAGACCAGTAGTACCAAAATTGCAATTCCAATTATTCTTCCCATATTTGGTAGTAAAGCATTCAGTTTCTAAGGCCAACCAAATCCGTTTCAAAAATTTACACTTCCAGCTCAAGAACGCCTGTCATGGGAACACAAAGTTATTTCAGTCAACGTATCAGGAAGTTACAAACTTCTACACATGCCCTTGACAAAAAATTATAGAGCAGTGAGGCTGCTCCTCTAGGTAGTTCAATAAACTTAATGgtaatttgggtttttttggcTGCTTTTCCAATTTGTGCTCATCTTTTTAACAAAAGGAACGAAGTTACTCCAATTTTCAGCCCTAAAGATCATATCATTCATTCTGAAATACGTAAACGATCTTACTGCTTCGGCCTGGGAATGGTAACAGTTAGCATGTATTTGCCATAAACCAAACTGCAGGAGAAAAGCAAACGAGTGAATACGAATGGACAAAAGAAAAAGTGGTTAACTATTAAACGCCATCAGAAGCCATGTGTTTCTAGTTATATGACATTTCCAATATCCAATATATGTCTAACAGAAATAAATGGAActtgaaattttcttttgttattgaGCAAAGGATGAATTTACCTTGTCAAATCGTTCCATCGGTATTTCTCCCGATCAAATGTACCCTTTTCTTTGAAACACTTCATATCTTGTGCAAATCGAATCATGTTAGATTACATTGGAAttgtataatattttaaatatacaACAAAGCATAAGGCCAGACATTTTATAGAAGAAAGCCATCAGCAAgccaccactaccaccacccAGCGGTGTAAATGGACAGACCCTGCCAATACAAAGTAGTAAGATACTGATATATGGTATAGTGATGcaattctatatttttttttttctattaatgTCAAAATTGTATTCCAAATTTCAATAAAACAGGAAATGATTATTGATGAACTTGTCATATGTTTCTTCCTTATTATCTGGGCAAGACAACCCAATTAAAACTAAAGATTTACCTCATAATGAATTATAAAATACTAAAGGAATTACCTCATAATGAATTATAAAATACTAAAGGAAACCTAAAAAACTGATCAATAATACCCAATATCTGTAATACTAAAAACGTTCATATTGGCCCGTTCCAAGCCCATGTTGAACCCAAACACCCTGCATGACCTGCCGTGCCAAGCACAGCCGCATGGGCTAGTCCTACCTAACTTAAAAGCTTGAATGAtacaaaatttatctaaagcaagtCCAAAATAAGTGCCAACAAAGCAACAACCTAAGGAAGCATTATTTATCAACAGGCCTCGTAACTGTTGGAGTAATCCTTCTGGGCTACAAAGACAGGATGCCTGGTtatcaccatccatcatttctaAGCAGCTGCAATAAGATATTCAGTATGTGAATTTGGTAGAAAAGATACATTTGAAATCAAGCGGAtgcctaagaaaccctaattatCAGGTTGGACAAGAACAAAATTCCAGTCAGAACCTTAAAATTTAGAATCTTACGGAACATGCAAAGCACCTCCATGACGAAACAAAAGTGAAGCAACAGGATCATAACCATCTCTAACAGCAGTGTTGTAGTATCCTGCTATAAGTTCAGCAGGGTGTGCTATCGCCTGATACCACCAATATATTCCACCAATTTTAGCCGCCAATATAATTGAAGTTTGCTTGTTTTCTGGATATTTCTTCGGAATGTTAGCTGCCTTTGCAAGAATATCATCTGCATGAAGGAGCAACCTACCACTGTACCATTCCTACAACGAGTCAAGCCACTGTCAGATCTCCTAAGCTCCACAATGTTTTCCAATAAGTTTAATCATGCTATGCTAAGTATTGCATGATAAAGAAccataatataatttaattttccACTTATACTCCATAATTTTCCTTAGTTTACTAACCAGTACATCctatgatgatttttttttctctgtagAAGACTAGCATCAATGCATTttcattcttaatcaaattGCATCAACTTAGTGCAGTTTCTTAAAAACCCGTTCCCTTGTCATGACTTCGTATTAAATCATTAAAACATATCTACTTTTTAATCATGTTGCGTAAGAGTAGTTAAGACTTAAGTAGCAAACAGTCTGCAAGTACAACCCCTAGAAGCAAATGGAGGTAGTTATAAGAAAAGTTCCAGTAAAGATTGAAAATATATATTGCAGGCCCATGTTGTTTACATGCACCTGCACAGAAATGTTGCATGGCTAAAGATACACAACTTCAATTCAGTGTTTGCATTTTATTCTAAGTGGTAGTTCGAGGATGAAATGTGCATGAAGGCCAAACTATAGTTTTTCTTTCACATCCCTTTGCATTGATAAACTTTTTAAGCACATCAAAGCTAAAATCAAGTATGCTAATGGGGAACAGTACCATAGCATTGGGGGGCAGTCCGTCCGCAAAAGAGAGGAACATGGTCAACTCCCAGTGTAAGATAATCATCATTGGAAAATCCATTTTGGTCCCAATAATATATATGCTTATTCTGATCACCAATCTggtaggaaaaaaaagaagaggtcaACTTCTTTATCTAGATTCAAGATTCAAACTGATAGGTGTGTAATGAAGGCCAAACTATAGTTTTTCTTTCACATCCCTTTGCATTGATAAACTTTTTAAGCACATCAAAGCTGAAATCAAGTATGCTAATGGGGAACACAGTACCATAGCACGTTGCATAGCACAAAACTGAAGAAACATTGATATTATCTCTAGTCATCCAAATGGGTTATGTTTCTTGAAGTATGACCGGGTAAATTAAGCGTTCCAATACAGCCATGTGCATTGTACCAGACTAATAACTTCAAATGGGATTTCAAAATATCAAAGAAGACAAACCTCTATGATCCAAAGTGGAAGAGTAACACCCCCTTTTCTGCTAGGAGAAGAGTTAACGTTTGAGTGAAAAGACAAGGcaacatgcaacttcaaacctAACCTGAGTCAGAAATCAGTTTGAAAAGCTCTTCATATAGAGACCAATCATATGCAAGAGGAGAGAAACGCTCTACGATTCCCCACCAAATGCTCTACGCTCTACGATTCCGTGGACACCTGCCAACTTGAGAGCTTCTAGAGCTACAGTTAAGGCCTTGATTCTGAAACAACAATAAATCGAGCAACATGTAAGGAGTTTCTGTCTCACTTGAAAGGAaactgaattaaaaataaataaattttgaaacattttgAAACGTACGTTTATATAACTTGAATTGGGAAGAGATCAAAATACTTAGCTGCAACCTTGTAGCTAATCATACTCCGTCATTTAAAATAGtattaacaattaaattaagaatGAAAATGCATCATAGCCTCATCAACAGAAAGTCATAATAAAACTTACTTCCTAATCCTTGGACGCCCCGTACCATCACTACAGAAGACATCGACAGGCATCATCACATTTATGGGAATTCTCTTATCTTGGGAAGATGGCAAGCAACAAATCATCTAATTATCACACAAACACATTTATACGATCCAATTTGAACATTCAAAAGCAATAAACTAGCTCAGAAACTTCTCGTCAAATCGATTAAAAGCATTCGCGTctaaatttcattgttttgaatTTATCAGCAACCCAACTGAACCTAGTCAAGTATTCACTTCAGTAAACTCTACAGAAGctcaaaaaatttataaattttcctACGTTTTCTCGGGAACCAAACAGACCGTGCAACTCAAAAGAAAACGGAAAAAAACCGTAATTGTGTGAGATAAACCTGAGAATACTGTTTCCGGCAAGAGGTGGGCTGCAGCGAGTGAAGAGGCCCTTTTTAAAGACGGGAAGGGTCGAAACGTTTCGGAGGAGGTTTCGGCGGTCGGGCTTGTCGTCGAAACTGACTTCTCTGAAgcagaagaagctcctcctcgCTGTTGTGCATTTGCAGATGACTGCTATTGATAGGATCACAAATCTCAGGACCCTATTCAACCTGCAAGCAGCAATAGTAATGGCAAACGGAGAAGATGAAGTAGAAGGGAGCAGGGctccaataattttttttgtgtttgtattTCTCTTGTAAATTCTGATCTGCTGCAATTCAAGAGCTCAGCTCCTTTTATAGACTTGACACTTTTAATGCAGCTGGCATTTCTAACAGACTTCACTAAATAACagcaatacaacaacaacaacaacaaagccttttcccactaagtggggtcggctatatgaatcctagaacgccattgcgctcggttttgtgtcatgtcctccgttagatcaaagtactctaagccttttcttagagtctcttcca
This window of the Malus domestica chromosome 03, GDT2T_hap1 genome carries:
- the LOC139194094 gene encoding inactive beta-amylase 4, chloroplastic-like isoform X1, yielding MDFPMMIILHWELTMFLSFADGLPPNAMEWYSGRLLLHADDILAKAANIPKKYPENKQTSIILAAKIGGIYWWYQAIAHPAELIAGYYNTAVRDGYDPVASLLFRHGGALHVPCLEMMDGDNQASCLCSPEGLLQQLRGLLINNASLGCCFVGTYFGLALDKFCIIQAFKLGRTSPCGCAWHGRSCRVFGFNMGLERANMNVFSITDIGYY
- the LOC139194093 gene encoding probable LRR receptor-like serine/threonine-protein kinase At3g47570, with protein sequence MPNGSLEKWLYSPNRSMTILQKLDIMKDVALALEYLHHGYSIPIVHCDVKPSNILLDDDMVAHVADFGIARLIGGGDSMTETMTLGTVGYMAPEFGMEGSVSTRGDVYSFGIVLMETFTKRKPTDEMFVGEMDLKQWIADSLFPDAVIGEVVDADILGAEEDGDFVSKRDCLSSVMRLALACSAALPGERINMKDVAITLTKIKTKYLKDRGGVNS
- the LOC139194094 gene encoding inactive beta-amylase 4, chloroplastic-like isoform X2, translating into MDFPMMIILHWELTMFLSFADGLPPNAMEWYSGRLLLHADDILAKAANIPKKYPENKQTSIILAAKIGGIYWWYQAIAHPAELIAGYYNTAVRDGYDPVASLLFRHGGALHVPCLEMMDGDNQASCLCSPEGLLQQLRGLLINNASLGSVHLHRWVVVVVAC